One stretch of Candidatus Baltobacteraceae bacterium DNA includes these proteins:
- a CDS encoding MFS transporter, which translates to MRVPSALTATFASLQRHRNYRLYFYGQLISQIGTWLQNAAQAWLVLDLTHSAQAVGVMGFALYGPYALLGLFGGALADRLDRKRTMIVTQSAMALAAAALALIVMLHVDRLWVVDLLAAVRGTVLVLNNPSRQALMVQIVGRRELANAIALNSSLNNATRIIGPAIAGVLIAAVGTAACFALNALSFIPVIVALAMMRRSEFHTRARRPAQVRSFRAAIVEGLRYARRRKTIAIALTMLFVISLTAINFNVLLPILARQTLHGGAEVYGFITACFGFGALVGALFTAARARSGPIVLLAAAAGFGAMQFVVAPQTNTVLVGVSLFFMGIFYTTYTATTNALVQLATPEFLQGRIAGLYSYLFLASGPIGSLLVGWICEHAGTNVMFEVAGAATLAITFVGVLARPWPMPSGSASARRRRA; encoded by the coding sequence GTGCGCGTCCCGTCGGCTCTGACCGCGACCTTTGCGAGCCTTCAACGACACCGAAACTATAGGCTTTACTTCTACGGCCAGCTGATCTCGCAGATCGGCACGTGGCTGCAAAACGCAGCGCAAGCCTGGCTCGTGCTGGATCTCACGCATTCGGCACAGGCCGTCGGCGTCATGGGCTTTGCGCTTTACGGACCGTACGCGCTGCTGGGGCTCTTCGGCGGCGCGCTCGCCGACCGTCTCGATCGCAAGCGCACGATGATCGTGACGCAGAGCGCGATGGCACTCGCCGCGGCGGCGCTTGCACTCATCGTGATGCTGCACGTCGACCGCCTCTGGGTCGTCGACCTGCTCGCGGCCGTGCGCGGAACGGTGCTCGTGCTCAACAATCCGAGCCGCCAAGCGCTGATGGTACAAATCGTCGGACGCCGCGAGCTTGCAAACGCGATCGCGCTCAATTCGAGTCTGAACAACGCGACGCGGATCATCGGCCCGGCGATCGCCGGCGTGTTGATCGCCGCGGTAGGCACCGCCGCGTGCTTTGCGCTGAACGCACTCAGCTTCATTCCGGTAATCGTCGCACTCGCCATGATGCGGCGCTCCGAGTTTCATACGCGCGCGCGTCGTCCGGCGCAAGTTAGGTCGTTCCGAGCTGCGATCGTCGAGGGTTTACGCTACGCGCGACGGCGCAAGACGATCGCAATTGCGCTAACGATGCTCTTCGTCATCTCGTTGACGGCGATCAATTTCAACGTTCTGCTCCCGATCCTCGCCCGGCAAACGCTTCATGGCGGCGCCGAAGTTTACGGATTCATTACTGCATGCTTCGGTTTCGGGGCGCTTGTCGGCGCACTGTTTACTGCTGCGCGCGCGAGATCGGGACCGATCGTATTGCTCGCCGCGGCTGCCGGCTTCGGCGCAATGCAATTCGTCGTCGCGCCGCAAACGAATACGGTCCTCGTCGGAGTATCGCTCTTCTTCATGGGCATCTTCTACACGACGTACACCGCGACGACCAATGCGCTCGTGCAGCTCGCGACGCCGGAATTCTTACAGGGCCGGATCGCTGGACTCTATTCATATCTCTTTCTGGCATCCGGCCCGATCGGATCGTTGCTCGTCGGCTGGATATGTGAACACGCGGGGACGAATGTGATGTTCGAGGTCGCCGGGGCCGCGACGCTTGCGATTACGTTCGTCGGTGTCCTGGCGCGGCCGTGGCCGATGCCTTCGGGGTCAGCCTCGGCGCGACGTCGTAGAGCCTAG
- a CDS encoding branched-chain amino acid ABC transporter permease, which produces MEPSLVAIEILNGIVLGVIYALVAAGLTLIFGMLDIPNFAHGAFYALGAYVAYTAMTHAGFPLALLAAPLAVGLVGIIIDALFIRRLARAGHTYQILFTLGLVLIVQESIVLIWGPNPLSVEVPRGLTGGIALGIISFPYYRVFLAVVAALLIAAVWIVLERTKLGAVIRAGIEDPEMVDAIGYDVQRLFTLVFGIGVALAAIAGALILPLRGGQPAMGNELNALSFVVVVIGGLGSFAGAVVAGILVGLVQSLMSIVFPAADEVAIFVAMAVVLLVRPQGLFGRR; this is translated from the coding sequence GTGGAGCCCTCGCTCGTCGCAATCGAGATTCTGAACGGCATCGTTCTGGGCGTGATCTACGCGCTCGTTGCAGCCGGGCTCACGCTGATCTTCGGGATGCTCGACATCCCGAATTTTGCGCACGGCGCGTTTTATGCGCTGGGTGCATATGTCGCGTATACGGCAATGACGCATGCGGGCTTCCCGCTGGCGTTGCTTGCTGCGCCGCTCGCCGTAGGACTCGTCGGAATCATAATCGACGCCTTGTTTATACGGCGACTCGCGCGTGCCGGACACACGTATCAGATTCTTTTCACGCTCGGCCTCGTGCTGATCGTGCAAGAATCGATCGTGCTGATCTGGGGACCGAATCCCCTCAGCGTCGAGGTTCCGCGTGGACTGACCGGCGGCATCGCGCTCGGCATCATCTCGTTTCCGTACTACCGCGTTTTTCTTGCGGTGGTCGCAGCGCTGTTGATCGCGGCAGTTTGGATCGTTCTCGAACGCACCAAGCTCGGCGCCGTCATTCGCGCGGGCATCGAAGATCCCGAGATGGTCGATGCGATCGGCTATGACGTTCAGCGACTCTTCACGCTTGTTTTCGGGATTGGTGTCGCACTTGCAGCGATCGCCGGCGCGCTGATCTTGCCGCTTCGCGGCGGTCAACCCGCGATGGGCAACGAGCTCAACGCACTTTCGTTCGTCGTCGTCGTGATCGGAGGACTCGGTTCGTTTGCGGGGGCTGTCGTCGCCGGCATTCTCGTCGGGCTCGTGCAATCGCTGATGTCGATCGTCTTTCCGGCCGCGGACGAAGTCGCGATCTTCGTTGCGATGGCCGTTGTGCTGCTCGTGCGGCCGCAAGGACTTTTCGGAAGGCGATGA